In Gracilinanus agilis isolate LMUSP501 chromosome 1, AgileGrace, whole genome shotgun sequence, the sequence GGTTGGCCTGGAAAGCCTTAGGAGAGGCAACCAGTCTTTATTTAAGTCAGAGGAGTGGGGTAAGACTATGGatcctgttgtgaggaagattagattagggattgattaggtattgattaggtattaagtacatagcaggaaggagctggagctgggaattccaggttggaatgaaggagcaggaagaggggacttggccctgagtgaggactccattagtggtgggcaaaaactgttgccagcctgggagacctcagagcaaaggacaccctgcttcctggtttttccctgggatcctgtgtggtgtggcatctagcaaaaaggacgagatctacagagccaagggaggaggagaagtttgagttctgatggacagtgcttcaagcaaaaccctcactacttggttcctgagacaactttagctcctggcatccagagatcatcagtggattgcagtgagaatcccaaagccacaaaaaccccctagctgtactcaagcctggcaggttccaggtctgaggcagagactccatttacagctccttgggccctgttagtttagatcacttagataagagtagaataaatcctcccattgccctgtggttttatcctttagattttaagtatagaaatccttttcccaccttttagtcaaacataattaaagctgttaagtcccttttaccttgttagtctgtttctagactctggcctagtggaagctgagtgacagttaagatcaactgccatttctgtggaaatccagtaaactctggtctctccaccctggtccagtctttcataaatcctagagtgtgttcccacaaactacttagttaatttataatatccctggtgaccccattaccttacttatattttccacaaTCCATGTTCCAGTCCTTCATGCCACAGGACAGGTTATATTGACTGTCTGGAAGTCTGGCCAAATCTGCAGCAGTTCCTGGGGCTGGAATTGGTGAACCAGGGCAAGTTGGTGGAAAGTACAGTATTCGTAAGCTTTTGGAAACATCAAAAAGCTTTGTGGGGGAGGAGGAGTGGGCTTCACCCCAAGCCGATGGATGCACAAGCCTACAAACACGTCCTCCAAGTAGATGACCCTGATCCTCTGGGCCACGGCCAGGACCCTGAGGGCTAAGGGGCCAGAGAGAACATAGCCGGGACCCCCACAGTAAGGGGGATACTTGTCCTGGGAATACAGCTCTGGGGGCATGTACCATTTGTAGTCTGGGCTCCGAAGAGGGCCCGTGTTTCTGTAGATGTAGCCTGTGATAAAGTTGGGCCGTGTGGGTCCATTGGGCTGAAGCACCTGCTGCACCAGAAATCTGGGATTTAGGAAGACATCACCATCCACCTTGAGCACATAGCGGGCAGCAGGACAGTGTTGGGCCATCCACTCCAGTCCCATGAGGACCTTGAGAGTCAAGTTGTGGTATGTATCCAGGAAGCCCACCTGAAGGAGATCCCCATGTTCCCTGTCCTCCTCCTCCAGGAGGGTATGAAGTTCCTTGGTGAAGAGGGGTGGGGGCAGGCCAAGAACAAAAAGGCGGCGGATGATCACATCAGGCACCAAGGTCTCATTGCCCCACGTTTCCCGGATGGCTTGGCGCACCCCTACATCCTGGGGCTGGGTCATCACCAGCATGAGCAGGAAAGGCGTACCTCTGGGACCCTCACATTTGTTAGGGTGGTTGAGCAGGAAGGGGTAGGGGTAAGGGTACCTCAGGTCCAAGGGATGTGGTGTCTGAGCCTGCCACTCAAACTTCCTTAGAGGAAGGCTCAAAGTATCTCCAGTCAGCTCTGTGTGGACCAAGGACCTCACATCCATGGAACGTTTCCGGGAATCTAAAAGCTGACCCACCAGAAGTACCAACAGCCCCACAAAGGCTGTGCTCAGCAGAGTCCTTAGCACCAGGTGCTCCCTGATCAGCTTCATGGTGCCAAGGTTGTCCTGAGTAGGGAGGAGTGAGAGGCCTGGTCAGTGCTGGATGCAGGGTTCCACACAGCCCCAATCTCTGCTCAGGTCTCCAGgacctt encodes:
- the LOC123232058 gene encoding beta-1,3-galactosyltransferase 2-like, which encodes MKLIREHLVLRTLLSTAFVGLLVLLVGQLLDSRKRSMDVRSLVHTELTGDTLSLPLRKFEWQAQTPHPLDLRYPYPYPFLLNHPNKCEGPRGTPFLLMLVMTQPQDVGVRQAIRETWGNETLVPDVIIRRLFVLGLPPPLFTKELHTLLEEEDREHGDLLQVGFLDTYHNLTLKVLMGLEWMAQHCPAARYVLKVDGDVFLNPRFLVQQVLQPNGPTRPNFITGYIYRNTGPLRSPDYKWYMPPELYSQDKYPPYCGGPGYVLSGPLALRVLAVAQRIRVIYLEDVFVGLCIHRLGVKPTPPPPQSFLMFPKAYEYCTFHQLALVHQFQPQELLQIWPDFQTVNITCPVA